A genomic stretch from uncultured Pseudodesulfovibrio sp. includes:
- a CDS encoding SufD family Fe-S cluster assembly protein, whose product MSKVDLSNFKFDGLQREAITDLSVLSEEDKDQLLMAGVVSDLSTRSASYLQMDQSAVHCQSNDDGVEIMDIKEALKKYDGLKEYYWTLVDKDKDEFTKSAYDNLHGGYFIRVKAGAKIKDPIQSCLMLKSENVGQNVHNLVIIEEGAEAHIITGCSVAHGTKAGAHLGISEFFVKKNASLTFTMVHNWSEDVAVRPRSAGVVEEGGKFLSNYVLLKPVKDLQMYPSIEMNGPHSVARFNSVVVAPKGSHLDMGNKVVMNAPHTRCEIIARTISSGGTIINRGHIGAHHVPSKGHLECQGLILGGGRIWAIPELDGTVEGVELSHEASVGKIAQEEIEYLMARGMDEDEATSTIVRGFLNTDIMGLPARLQKEIDKQIEELQSSDAM is encoded by the coding sequence ATGAGTAAAGTCGATCTTTCCAATTTCAAGTTTGACGGTCTTCAGCGGGAGGCCATCACTGATTTGTCGGTTTTGTCCGAAGAGGACAAGGACCAGCTTCTTATGGCAGGGGTTGTCTCCGATCTGAGTACCCGTTCCGCATCCTATTTGCAGATGGATCAATCTGCCGTCCATTGTCAGTCCAATGACGATGGTGTCGAGATTATGGATATCAAGGAAGCCCTCAAAAAGTATGACGGCCTCAAGGAATATTACTGGACGCTTGTTGATAAGGACAAGGATGAGTTTACCAAATCCGCGTATGACAACCTGCATGGTGGGTACTTCATTCGTGTCAAGGCCGGTGCCAAGATCAAAGATCCTATCCAGTCATGTCTGATGCTCAAGTCGGAGAACGTGGGGCAGAATGTCCACAACCTCGTAATAATTGAAGAGGGCGCTGAAGCGCATATCATTACAGGCTGTTCTGTGGCCCACGGCACCAAGGCAGGGGCTCATCTGGGTATTTCCGAGTTTTTTGTCAAGAAGAATGCATCGTTGACGTTTACCATGGTTCATAACTGGAGTGAAGACGTCGCTGTTCGGCCCCGGTCTGCCGGTGTGGTTGAAGAAGGCGGCAAGTTCTTGTCCAACTATGTACTGCTCAAGCCGGTTAAAGACCTGCAGATGTATCCGTCCATTGAAATGAATGGTCCTCACTCCGTAGCACGTTTTAATTCCGTCGTAGTGGCCCCCAAAGGGTCTCATCTGGACATGGGTAATAAAGTCGTTATGAACGCACCGCATACTCGGTGTGAAATCATTGCCCGGACTATTTCTTCCGGCGGCACTATTATCAATCGTGGGCATATCGGCGCACACCATGTGCCGAGCAAGGGACATCTTGAGTGTCAGGGACTTATTCTTGGTGGTGGCCGTATTTGGGCTATTCCGGAATTAGATGGTACCGTGGAGGGCGTTGAGCTCTCCCATGAAGCATCTGTGGGCAAAATCGCACAGGAAGAGATCGAGTATCTCATGGCGCGGGGAATGGACGAGGACGAAGCGACCTCGACAATCGTTCGCGGCTTCCTGAATACTGATATTATGGGGCTGCCTGCTCGGTTGCAGAAGGAAATTGATAAGCAAATTGAAGAGCTGCAATCATCTGACGCCATGTAG